Proteins encoded in a region of the Vicia villosa cultivar HV-30 ecotype Madison, WI linkage group LG5, Vvil1.0, whole genome shotgun sequence genome:
- the LOC131607691 gene encoding gibberellin 2-beta-dioxygenase, with protein MVVLSSQQATLNDLFPINTCKPTTTTPVFNGVPEVDLSHPDAKTLIVNACIEFGFFKVVNHHVPLELMTNLEDQTLKFFKQTQLEKEKAGPPDPFGYGSKTIGTNGDVGWVEYLLLNTNPDVISPKSLHLLHQNPNKFRCAVEEYIMAVKGVCCEVLELMADGLGIEERNVFSRLVRDERSDSCLRVNHYAACGEVEALSGGNLIGFGEHTDPQIISVLRSNNTSGLQICLRDGTSWVSIPPDHTSFFIFVGDSLQVMTNGGLKSVKHRVLTDTSMSRLSMIYFGGPPLNEKIAPLPSILVAKKEQSLYKEFTWREYKNAAYKSRLAYNRLSVFEKKSAQ; from the exons ATGGTTGTTCTTTCTTCCCAACAAGCCACATTAAACGACTTATTTCCCATAAACACATGcaaaccaacaacaacaacacctgtATTCAATGGTGTTCCAGAGGTTGACCTTTCACACCCtgatgctaaaacactaatagtcAACGCATGTATAGAGTTCGGATTCTTTAAGGTTGTCAACCACCATGTTCCATTAGAGCTAATGACCAATTTAGAAGACCAAACACTCAAGTTTTTTAAACAAACTCAGTTAGAGAAAGAGAAAGCCGGTCCTCCAGATCCTTTTGGGTATGGAAGCAAAACTATCGGCACAAATGGTGATGTTGGTTGGGTTGAATACCTTCTTCTCAATACTAACCCTGATGTCATCTCTCCCAAATCTCTTCACCTTTTACACCAAAATCCAAACAAGTTCAG GTGTGCTGTGGAAGAATACATAATGGCGGTGAAGGGTGTGTGTTGTGAAGTGTTGGAATTAATGGCAGATGGATTGGGGATTGAAGAGAGGAATGTGTTTAGCAGATTAGTGAGAGATGAGAGAAGTGATTCTTGTTTGAGGGTTAATCACTACGCGGCATGCGGAGAGGTTGAAGCATTGAGTGGAGGAAATTTGATTGGGTTTGGAGAACATACAGACCCACAGATCATATCTGTCTTAAGGTCTAACAACACATCAGGATTGCAAATTTGTCTCAGAGATGGAACGTCTTGGGTTTCAATCCCACCTGATCATACTTCCTTTTTCATATTCGTTGGCGATTCTCTACAG GTGATGACAAATGGAGGATTAAAGAGTGTAAAGCATAGAGTTTTGACTGACACAAGCATGTCAAGATTGTCGATGATTTATTTTGGAGGACCACCCTTGAATGAAAAGATTGCACCTTTACCTTCCATATTGGTGGCAAAGAAAGAACAGAGTTTGTACAAAGAATTCACATGGAGGGAATACAAAAATGCTGCTTATAAGTCAAGGTTGGCTTATAATAGGCTTAGTGTCTTTGAGAAAAAAAGTGCTCAATGA